A region from the Malus domestica chromosome 07, GDT2T_hap1 genome encodes:
- the LOC103442698 gene encoding protein NRT1/ PTR FAMILY 5.4-like isoform X2, translating into MVLLTLSVSVIPSQSRRAVFFVALYILSVAQGAQQPCLQTFAADQFDENTPEEIKVKSSFFNWWYLGFGFGATSATLGVVYLQDNVGWGLGFGILAGVLVVSLVSFLVGTKRYRKQRRPGSPLTTVAQVLVAAARKCHVTKTLNCESVYYGDDKGEALLQGQSQPQVLARTNQLRCLDKATIIDELDASTNPRNPWRLCSLNQVEEVKLVLRLIPLWLSFLMFGVVQAQLHTFFTKQSSTTIRSIGPHFQVPAASLPGLVGIANIFAILIYDRFFVPIAQKYTGHPSGITVLQRIGTGLVLSILLMVVSALVEAKRLNIAKDYNLIDEPQAIIPMRVWWLLPQYLILGLAYAFVMVGLQELFYGQMPEQMRSMGAAASMSVIGVGSFISNWIISVLELITSRNGDKWLGDNINRAHLDYFYWVLAVLSTLNFCVYVLIANAFVYKKVEREDKVKTELSCANYHDGEI; encoded by the exons ATGGTTCTTTTGACTCTGTCCGTCTCAGTAATTCCTTCACAAAGTCGCCGAGCAGTGTTCTTTGTGGCGCTGTACATTTTATCGGTGGCTCAAGGTGCACAGCAGCCATGCTTGCAAACATTTGCAGCAGATCAGTTCGATGAGAACACGCCGGAAGAGATAAAGGTCAAGAGCTCCTTCTTCAACTGGTGGTACCTGGGGTTCGGGTTTGGTGCCACTTCTGCCACACTAGGAGTTGTATATCTCCAG GATAATGTTGGGTGGGGATTAGGGTTTGGAATATTGGCGGGGGTTTTGGTGGTGTCACTAGTATCATTCTTGGTGGGAACTAAGAGGTACAGGAAACAAAGGCGTCCAGGGAGCCCTTTAACTACGGTGGCACAAGTGCTCGTTGCAGCAGCTCGAAAATGCCATGTCACTAAAACACTCAATTGTGAGAGTGTTTATTATGGAGATGACAAGGGTGAAGCCCTGCTACAAGGTCAGTCGCAGCCTCAAGTTTTGGCTCGTACTAATCAACTCag ATGCTTGGACAAGGCAACTATCATAGACGAACTAGATGCTTCAACAAACCCTAGAAATCCATGGAGGCTATGCTCTCTCAATCAAGTGGAAGAAGTGAAGCTCGTCCTCCGACTCATCCCCCTATGGTTGAGTTTCCTAATGTTTGGTGTAGTCCAAGCCCAACTTCATACCTTCTTCACCAAACAAAGTAGCACAACCATCCGGTCGATCGGTCCCCATTTCCAGGTTCCTGCGGCATCACTTCCAGGCCTCGTTGGCATTGCAAACATATTCGCCATTCTAATCTACGATCGGTTTTTTGTCCCAATAGCCCAAAAATATACGGGACACCCCTCGGGTATTACCGTGCTACAAAGAATCGGCACTGGGCTAGTTCTATCCATACTCCTTATGGTTGTGTCGGCTCTAGTAGAGGCCAAAAGGCTCAACATTGCAAAAGACTACAATCTCATTGATGAACCTCAAGCAATAATACCAATGAGGGTATGGTGGTTACTCCCACAATACTTGATTCTTGGCCTCGCATATGCATTCGTCATGGTTGGACTTCAAGAATTATTCTACGGTCAAATGCCAGAGCAAATGAGAAGCATGGGAGCGGCTGCGTCTATGAGTGTTATAGGAGTTGGCAGCTTCATTAGCAATTGGATTATATCTGTTCTGGAGTTAATTACCTCAAGAAATGGTGACAAATGGCTTGGTGACAATATCAATCGGGCTCACCTCGATTACTTCTATTGGGTGCTGGCAGTTTTGAGCACActaaatttttgtgtttatgtgTTAATTGCGAATGCTTTTGTTTACAAAAAGGTCGAAAGAGAAGACAAAGTGAAGACTGAGCTGAGCTGCGCAAACTACCATGATGGAGAGATATGA
- the LOC103442698 gene encoding protein NRT1/ PTR FAMILY 5.4-like isoform X1 encodes MNIASGKPNTGGWNAAIFIILVEVAQQFAFYGLASNLIMYLTDVLDQPLAAAAKNVNTWLGISLVFPVLGAFLADSYFGRFKTIVFSITIYFLGMVLLTLSVSVIPSQSRRAVFFVALYILSVAQGAQQPCLQTFAADQFDENTPEEIKVKSSFFNWWYLGFGFGATSATLGVVYLQDNVGWGLGFGILAGVLVVSLVSFLVGTKRYRKQRRPGSPLTTVAQVLVAAARKCHVTKTLNCESVYYGDDKGEALLQGQSQPQVLARTNQLRCLDKATIIDELDASTNPRNPWRLCSLNQVEEVKLVLRLIPLWLSFLMFGVVQAQLHTFFTKQSSTTIRSIGPHFQVPAASLPGLVGIANIFAILIYDRFFVPIAQKYTGHPSGITVLQRIGTGLVLSILLMVVSALVEAKRLNIAKDYNLIDEPQAIIPMRVWWLLPQYLILGLAYAFVMVGLQELFYGQMPEQMRSMGAAASMSVIGVGSFISNWIISVLELITSRNGDKWLGDNINRAHLDYFYWVLAVLSTLNFCVYVLIANAFVYKKVEREDKVKTELSCANYHDGEI; translated from the exons ATGAATATTGCTTCTGGAAAACCCAATACGGGTGGCTGGAATGCTGCTATTTTCATCATCT TGGTTGAGGTGGCCCAGCAGTTCGCATTCTATGGGTTGGCAAGTAACCTCATCATGTACCTCACAGATGTTTTGGACCAGCCCTTAGCCGCCGCGGCTAAGAATGTCAACACCTGGCTTGGTATCTCATTAGTCTTCCCTGTCCTCGGAgcctttcttgcagattcatatTTTGGTCGGTTCAAAACCATCGTCTTCTCCATCACCATTTATTTCCTG GGCATGGTTCTTTTGACTCTGTCCGTCTCAGTAATTCCTTCACAAAGTCGCCGAGCAGTGTTCTTTGTGGCGCTGTACATTTTATCGGTGGCTCAAGGTGCACAGCAGCCATGCTTGCAAACATTTGCAGCAGATCAGTTCGATGAGAACACGCCGGAAGAGATAAAGGTCAAGAGCTCCTTCTTCAACTGGTGGTACCTGGGGTTCGGGTTTGGTGCCACTTCTGCCACACTAGGAGTTGTATATCTCCAG GATAATGTTGGGTGGGGATTAGGGTTTGGAATATTGGCGGGGGTTTTGGTGGTGTCACTAGTATCATTCTTGGTGGGAACTAAGAGGTACAGGAAACAAAGGCGTCCAGGGAGCCCTTTAACTACGGTGGCACAAGTGCTCGTTGCAGCAGCTCGAAAATGCCATGTCACTAAAACACTCAATTGTGAGAGTGTTTATTATGGAGATGACAAGGGTGAAGCCCTGCTACAAGGTCAGTCGCAGCCTCAAGTTTTGGCTCGTACTAATCAACTCag ATGCTTGGACAAGGCAACTATCATAGACGAACTAGATGCTTCAACAAACCCTAGAAATCCATGGAGGCTATGCTCTCTCAATCAAGTGGAAGAAGTGAAGCTCGTCCTCCGACTCATCCCCCTATGGTTGAGTTTCCTAATGTTTGGTGTAGTCCAAGCCCAACTTCATACCTTCTTCACCAAACAAAGTAGCACAACCATCCGGTCGATCGGTCCCCATTTCCAGGTTCCTGCGGCATCACTTCCAGGCCTCGTTGGCATTGCAAACATATTCGCCATTCTAATCTACGATCGGTTTTTTGTCCCAATAGCCCAAAAATATACGGGACACCCCTCGGGTATTACCGTGCTACAAAGAATCGGCACTGGGCTAGTTCTATCCATACTCCTTATGGTTGTGTCGGCTCTAGTAGAGGCCAAAAGGCTCAACATTGCAAAAGACTACAATCTCATTGATGAACCTCAAGCAATAATACCAATGAGGGTATGGTGGTTACTCCCACAATACTTGATTCTTGGCCTCGCATATGCATTCGTCATGGTTGGACTTCAAGAATTATTCTACGGTCAAATGCCAGAGCAAATGAGAAGCATGGGAGCGGCTGCGTCTATGAGTGTTATAGGAGTTGGCAGCTTCATTAGCAATTGGATTATATCTGTTCTGGAGTTAATTACCTCAAGAAATGGTGACAAATGGCTTGGTGACAATATCAATCGGGCTCACCTCGATTACTTCTATTGGGTGCTGGCAGTTTTGAGCACActaaatttttgtgtttatgtgTTAATTGCGAATGCTTTTGTTTACAAAAAGGTCGAAAGAGAAGACAAAGTGAAGACTGAGCTGAGCTGCGCAAACTACCATGATGGAGAGATATGA